A stretch of the Octopus bimaculoides isolate UCB-OBI-ISO-001 unplaced genomic scaffold, ASM119413v2 Scaffold_198165, whole genome shotgun sequence genome encodes the following:
- the LOC106882240 gene encoding zinc finger protein 596 → MQRNFGIKPFYCEICEKDFLHSSDLKFHMRTHNGEKSFSCDICGKEFSQNSNLRKHIKTHSGEKPYRCDICRKEFSRNSLLSRHIRTHTGEKPYHCDICGKDFVDNSTLKRHIRIHTGEKPFCCQICGKEFARNSHLKEHIKTHTGEKPYHCEICGKDFSQSSYLKEHIRTHTGEKPYHCEICGKEFSRNSHLKEHRKTHSREKSFLCQICDKSFSQNSHLKEHIKSHTEDILESC, encoded by the coding sequence atgcagagaaattttggaataaaaccaTTTTATTGTGAAATATGCGAAAAAGATTTTTTACACAGCAGTGACTTGAAATTTCATATGAGGACTCACAATGGAGAGAAATCTTTcagttgtgatatctgtggaaaggAATTCTCACAAAACTCTAATTTAAGGAAGCATATTAAAACTCACAGTGGTGAGAAACCTTACCGGTGTGATATATGCAGAAAAGAATTTTCCAGAAATTCTCTTTTAAGCCGTCATATAAGaactcacactggagaaaaaccgtaccattgtgatatatgtggtaaagaTTTTGTTGATAATTCAACATTAAAGAGGCACATAAGGATTCATACTGGTGAAAAACCATTCTGTTGCCAAATATGTGGGAAAGAATTTGCTCGAAATTCTCATCTAAAagaacatataaaaacacatactggagaaaaaccttatcattgtgaaatatgtggcaaAGATTTTTCTCAAAGTTCCTATTTAAAAGAACATATAAGAactcatacaggtgaaaaaccctATCATTGTGAGATATGTGGTAAGGAATTTTCTAGAAATTCCCATTTAAAAGAACACCGCAAAACACATTCTAGAGAAAAAAGTTTTCTCTGTCAGATATGTGACAAGAGTTTCTCCCAAAATTCTCATTTAAAAGAACATATAAAGTCACACACTGAAGATATTCTAGAAAGTTgctaa